A genomic segment from bacterium BMS3Abin02 encodes:
- the plsC_1 gene encoding 1-acyl-sn-glycerol-3-phosphate acyltransferase, whose translation MIDVIRTGITYLLIALGTLIVTPAFIVIGWINPASPWMERFATFWSHLWLIGLNVRPKVEGVDRVDPSGSYIVVGNHQSNLDPVIHFLTLPVPLRFLSKKELYSVPVFGIAIKAFGMIKVDRNQPSMAYINKQVDKAVARGRSIIIYGEGTRSKTGELGPFKKGPFVIAIHTGLPIVPVAIEGTNAIWPPGAKMMHPGSVKVEIGEPIKTTGLTLADVDDLRDRVRAWIAETLKRLSST comes from the coding sequence ATGATCGACGTCATCAGAACCGGCATCACGTACCTTCTGATCGCTCTCGGAACGCTGATCGTCACTCCGGCGTTCATCGTGATCGGGTGGATCAACCCTGCGAGCCCCTGGATGGAGCGTTTCGCCACGTTCTGGTCGCACCTCTGGCTCATCGGGCTTAACGTTCGGCCTAAGGTTGAAGGTGTAGATCGAGTTGACCCCTCAGGCTCGTACATCGTCGTCGGCAACCACCAGTCGAACCTCGACCCGGTGATTCACTTCCTCACCCTCCCGGTGCCACTCCGTTTCCTTTCCAAGAAGGAGCTGTACTCGGTACCCGTGTTCGGCATCGCCATCAAGGCATTCGGCATGATCAAAGTCGACCGGAACCAGCCATCGATGGCCTACATCAACAAGCAAGTGGACAAAGCCGTGGCGCGCGGCAGATCGATCATCATCTATGGAGAAGGCACTCGCAGCAAGACCGGCGAGCTGGGACCGTTCAAGAAAGGACCCTTCGTCATCGCGATCCATACGGGGCTGCCGATCGTGCCGGTTGCCATCGAAGGAACCAACGCCATCTGGCCGCCAGGAGCAAAGATGATGCACCCGGGCTCGGTCAAAGTGGAGATCGGTGAGCCGATCAAGACGACCGGTCTCACCCTCGCCGATGTGGATGACCTCAGGGATCGGGTACGAGCATGGATCGCCGAAACGCTGAAGCGCCTCTCCTCCACCTGA
- the plsC_2 gene encoding 1-acyl-sn-glycerol-3-phosphate acyltransferase encodes MRLASPIRTVLTVANGLLVTAMASIAVTIVGLIRPESPWVDKIAVAWAKACLWPSGVRLDIRGADNVDPDTSYVVVSNHQSTFDIMAHFIAIPVPIRFLAKKELFSVPLLGWALKAMSMVPVDRKARSSYRKVEEGALRVAKLGKSIIVYPEGTRTRDGNLLPFKRGAFAIAVHTGLPILPTTIYGGNKAWVPNQKRIEGGPITVSIGAPIPTAGLTDGDVSRLRDETKAVIQDTLDELSRVLP; translated from the coding sequence ATGAGGCTGGCATCTCCGATCCGCACGGTCCTGACGGTGGCGAACGGACTGCTCGTCACGGCAATGGCTTCGATCGCCGTGACGATCGTCGGGTTGATCCGCCCCGAGTCCCCCTGGGTCGACAAGATCGCAGTCGCTTGGGCCAAGGCCTGCCTGTGGCCATCCGGCGTTCGGCTCGACATTCGGGGAGCCGACAATGTCGACCCGGACACGTCATACGTCGTCGTGTCCAACCACCAGTCCACGTTCGACATCATGGCGCACTTCATCGCCATCCCCGTACCCATCCGTTTCCTCGCCAAGAAGGAGCTCTTCTCCGTTCCACTGCTGGGATGGGCATTGAAGGCGATGTCGATGGTGCCTGTGGACCGGAAGGCACGCAGTTCCTACCGAAAGGTGGAGGAAGGCGCACTACGAGTCGCAAAGCTCGGCAAGTCGATCATCGTCTATCCGGAGGGAACTCGCACCAGAGACGGCAACCTGCTGCCGTTCAAACGGGGCGCCTTCGCCATCGCCGTTCATACCGGCCTTCCCATCCTCCCGACGACCATCTACGGGGGAAACAAGGCCTGGGTTCCGAATCAAAAGAGGATCGAAGGAGGGCCGATCACCGTGTCCATCGGAGCTCCTATCCCCACCGCGGGACTGACCGACGGTGACGTCAGCCGCCTGAGAGACGAGACGAAAGCCGTCATCCAGGACACGCTCGACGAGCTCTCCCGGGTGCTCCCATGA